One part of the Nostoc sp. PCC 7120 = FACHB-418 genome encodes these proteins:
- a CDS encoding efflux RND transporter permease subunit: MNNLFYQNVRLLILTVLAIAVWGLSSFFSLPRIEDPEITPRFAVITTSFPGAAPERVETLITDKLEQSLFEVEEINNIESTSRLGFSSITVELNETINDVDPVWSRVRAKINDTIPLLPSGAATPKFEQSKPKANALIVALTWDLESAPNYAILSRWAQELDDQLRLIGGTEKVEQFGTPQEEIAIEVNPKQLTNLGLTIQSVSQQILQSDAKVAAGQLRSNQSNLLLEINGELDSLDRLNRLSIQLGNSSNVVRLGDIAQIKKGILDPPRELALVKGRRAIAISAFVESEQRLDAWAAIANTTLNKFQQQLPNGVGLQILFDQSHYVEQRLNEVLMNLITGAVLVVGITLFMMGWKSSLIVGSALPLSVFMVFGSMKLLGVPLHQISVTGLIIALGLLIDNAIIVVDEVQIYLREGLTPKKAVATTVREIFSPLLASTFTSVLAFVPIATAPGGTGEFTGTIGVTVILALVSSLFLALTVIPALAGRLHYWKPTPASGSWWQVGFSHHHLGQLYSWSLDRTFSRPLLSIALSLILPLWGFISLANLEQQFFPPTDRGQFYVNFELPIQASLQQTQSQVTQARELMLRHPEIADVQWFIGKSAPPFYYNVIQNRENSPNYAQGLVQLQKNVKSGSLIRTLQQELDQAFPAAQIIVRQLEQGPPFDAPIELRVYGSDLDRLRELGDQLRAELAKTPNVIHTRANLTETLPKLALNLDEEQLRLAGLDKTAVARQLDTNLEGIVGGSIFEGTEELPVRVRSLESQRGNLGDIASSTLLSPENSNQSGNRVVPLSAVGNLEIVPDVVTISRRNGKRVNTVQGFIPAGMLAAQVQTDFQDRLTASNFTLPSGYSWDFGGEEGERGDALSNLISTVGVLMIMMIASLVLTFSSFRLASIILVVAILSMGLGLGSLALFNYPFGFTAILGMIGLMGVAVNDSIVVLSSLNHDPKARQGDRHAARKVVIRSTRHVIATTLTTIIGFTPLLLDASGFWPPLAITIVGGLGGATLIALYFVPSVYLLLQRSLTKESRKNNLNN, translated from the coding sequence ATGAACAATCTTTTTTATCAGAATGTCCGGCTACTAATATTAACAGTTTTAGCGATCGCTGTTTGGGGCTTATCTTCCTTTTTTAGTTTACCTCGCATTGAAGATCCAGAAATTACTCCCCGATTTGCGGTGATTACAACGAGTTTTCCAGGTGCGGCACCAGAACGGGTCGAAACCCTAATCACCGATAAATTAGAACAATCCCTATTTGAAGTAGAAGAAATTAATAATATTGAATCCACCTCACGTCTGGGATTCTCCAGCATTACAGTTGAGTTAAACGAAACAATCAACGATGTCGATCCTGTTTGGTCACGGGTGCGGGCTAAAATCAATGATACGATTCCCCTATTGCCTTCAGGTGCCGCAACTCCTAAATTTGAACAGTCGAAACCTAAAGCTAATGCTTTAATTGTCGCTTTGACTTGGGATTTGGAATCAGCCCCAAATTATGCAATTTTAAGCCGTTGGGCGCAAGAATTAGACGATCAATTACGTTTGATTGGGGGAACAGAAAAGGTCGAGCAGTTTGGTACCCCCCAAGAAGAAATTGCCATTGAGGTTAACCCAAAACAACTAACGAATTTAGGGTTAACAATACAATCCGTATCTCAACAAATTTTACAGAGTGATGCTAAAGTTGCGGCAGGGCAACTGCGGAGCAACCAAAGTAATTTATTATTAGAAATTAATGGGGAACTTGATTCTCTTGACCGTCTTAATCGCTTATCAATTCAATTGGGTAACTCTAGCAATGTAGTACGACTAGGAGATATTGCTCAGATTAAAAAGGGAATTTTAGATCCCCCTAGAGAATTAGCTTTAGTAAAGGGTCGTCGAGCGATCGCCATCTCTGCATTTGTTGAATCAGAACAGCGTTTGGATGCTTGGGCAGCGATCGCCAATACAACCTTGAATAAATTCCAGCAACAACTGCCAAACGGCGTTGGTCTGCAAATACTGTTTGACCAAAGTCATTACGTAGAACAGCGTCTCAACGAAGTGTTAATGAATTTAATCACTGGAGCTGTTTTGGTGGTTGGCATTACCCTATTCATGATGGGCTGGAAGTCTTCGTTAATTGTTGGTTCTGCTTTACCTCTGTCTGTTTTCATGGTCTTTGGTAGCATGAAGCTTTTAGGAGTTCCGCTACATCAAATTTCTGTGACTGGTCTGATTATTGCCTTGGGACTGTTAATTGATAACGCCATTATCGTTGTAGATGAAGTTCAAATTTATTTACGAGAAGGACTAACACCTAAAAAAGCCGTTGCTACTACTGTCCGGGAAATCTTTTCTCCCTTACTGGCATCCACATTTACCAGTGTTCTGGCTTTTGTACCGATCGCCACTGCACCTGGAGGAACGGGAGAGTTTACGGGAACTATTGGGGTAACTGTAATTCTCGCCCTAGTTAGTTCTTTATTTCTAGCTCTCACGGTGATTCCCGCTTTAGCAGGTCGGTTACATTATTGGAAACCCACACCAGCATCAGGAAGTTGGTGGCAAGTGGGTTTTTCTCACCATCACTTAGGACAACTTTACAGTTGGAGTCTGGATCGCACCTTCAGCAGACCCTTATTGAGCATAGCTTTAAGCTTGATTCTACCATTGTGGGGTTTTATCTCCTTGGCTAATCTGGAGCAGCAATTTTTCCCCCCAACAGATCGCGGTCAATTTTATGTAAATTTTGAATTGCCCATTCAAGCTTCTTTGCAACAAACACAATCCCAAGTGACTCAAGCGCGAGAATTGATGTTACGCCATCCCGAAATTGCCGATGTTCAATGGTTTATCGGCAAAAGTGCGCCACCTTTTTATTACAATGTGATTCAAAATCGGGAAAATTCTCCTAATTATGCTCAGGGTCTTGTCCAACTTCAGAAAAATGTCAAGTCTGGCTCTTTAATCCGAACCTTGCAACAAGAACTTGATCAAGCCTTTCCCGCAGCCCAAATTATTGTCCGACAGTTAGAACAAGGTCCACCTTTTGACGCACCCATTGAACTGCGAGTTTATGGATCTGATTTAGATCGATTGCGAGAGTTAGGAGATCAACTGCGAGCTGAATTAGCCAAAACACCCAATGTCATCCATACCCGCGCTAATTTAACGGAAACCTTACCGAAGTTGGCATTAAATCTAGATGAAGAACAACTGCGTTTAGCAGGATTAGACAAAACCGCCGTTGCTAGACAATTGGACACCAATTTAGAGGGAATCGTCGGGGGTTCGATTTTCGAGGGGACGGAAGAATTGCCAGTAAGGGTGCGTAGTTTAGAATCACAACGAGGGAATTTAGGGGATATTGCTTCATCAACCCTTTTATCTCCAGAAAACTCAAATCAGTCCGGTAATAGGGTTGTTCCCTTGTCTGCTGTAGGAAATTTGGAAATTGTTCCAGATGTGGTGACGATTTCTCGTCGCAACGGCAAAAGAGTTAATACTGTACAGGGTTTTATTCCAGCAGGAATGCTAGCAGCTCAGGTACAGACTGACTTTCAAGATCGTTTAACAGCAAGTAACTTTACCCTACCCTCTGGTTATTCTTGGGATTTTGGCGGAGAAGAAGGGGAACGGGGTGATGCTTTAAGTAACCTCATCTCTACCGTTGGGGTGTTAATGATTATGATGATCGCCAGTTTAGTTCTAACTTTTAGTTCTTTTCGCCTGGCAAGCATTATCCTAGTGGTTGCTATTTTATCGATGGGTTTAGGATTGGGATCGTTAGCTTTGTTTAATTATCCTTTTGGATTTACGGCAATTTTAGGCATGATTGGTCTGATGGGCGTTGCAGTCAATGATTCAATTGTGGTTCTGAGTTCCCTTAATCATGACCCCAAAGCCCGTCAAGGCGATCGCCATGCAGCCAGAAAAGTAGTCATCCGTTCCACCCGTCATGTCATTGCAACTACTTTAACCACTATTATTGGATTTACCCCCCTATTATTAGATGCCAGTGGTTTTTGGCCACCGCTTGCCATTACCATTGTCGGCGGGTTAGGAGGAGCTACTTTAATTGCTTTATATTTTGTCCCTTCTGTATATTTGTTGCTGCAACGCTCATTAACTAAGGAGTCAAGAAAAAATAACTTGAACAATTAG
- a CDS encoding ShlB/FhaC/HecB family hemolysin secretion/activation protein, with amino-acid sequence MKNIDLGRNDTRIKAKFPFSRLFLLLTLISVPGVASAQSTPPAGVTIPPTTPETIDQTIPKSSPSPATPTPPSPTTTPILPVPPVPTPSDVNSPIGESFLVKKIEVLGATVLKNEIAKLIEPFEKRQVTFADLIQLRSDITELYIQNGCITSGAFLPNNQNLTDGVVKIQVVEGELEKIEITGLRSLQSVYVRSRLAQATSTPLNRQRLEAALQLLQLDPVIQRVNAELSAGSTAGSNILLVNITEAPAFHGGVFTANNQTPSVGSTQLGVFLNHDNLLGFGDRLAAEYTITEGLNLYDVSYTIPLNGNNDTLSFRVNNANSRIITDDFRDLNIRSETQTYSLSYRHPLYRQPQTELGLSLGLDLRRSQTFLLENIPFSFSPGAEDGESKITAIRFSQDWVKRDATRVLAARSQFSIGIGAFDATVNDTDTDGRFFSWLGQFQWVQLLSSRTLILTRVNAQLTGDSLLSLEKFSIGGFDTVRGYTQNKLVADNGFTASIEVRLPLTANSNALQIAPFFDIGTVWNNRGGNPQPQTISSLGLGLLWQPSRDLNLRLDYGIPLTNINDGGNTLQENGIHFSLRYQPF; translated from the coding sequence GTGAAAAATATTGACTTAGGCAGAAATGATACGCGAATCAAAGCAAAATTTCCCTTTTCTAGATTATTTCTGCTACTAACCTTAATTAGCGTTCCTGGTGTCGCGTCTGCCCAATCTACACCACCAGCAGGGGTGACAATTCCCCCAACTACACCAGAAACTATTGACCAAACTATCCCTAAATCGTCCCCTAGTCCTGCTACTCCCACTCCTCCTTCTCCTACTACTACACCTATCCTTCCTGTGCCTCCTGTGCCAACACCATCGGATGTTAATTCTCCTATTGGTGAAAGCTTTTTAGTCAAAAAAATCGAAGTTTTGGGGGCTACAGTCTTAAAAAATGAAATCGCCAAGTTGATTGAACCATTCGAGAAGCGTCAAGTTACTTTTGCAGATTTAATTCAACTACGTTCAGATATTACCGAACTCTATATTCAAAACGGTTGCATCACCAGTGGCGCATTTTTACCCAACAATCAAAATCTGACTGATGGTGTGGTGAAAATTCAGGTGGTGGAAGGGGAACTAGAGAAAATTGAGATCACTGGGTTAAGAAGTCTTCAATCAGTATACGTGCGATCGCGTCTTGCCCAAGCTACCTCCACGCCATTAAATCGCCAACGCCTAGAAGCAGCATTGCAACTATTACAACTAGACCCCGTGATTCAACGGGTAAATGCTGAGTTAAGCGCTGGCAGCACTGCTGGTAGTAATATCTTGCTGGTAAATATCACTGAAGCGCCGGCATTTCATGGGGGAGTTTTTACAGCCAATAATCAAACTCCTAGTGTTGGTTCGACTCAACTAGGGGTATTTTTGAATCATGATAACTTGCTGGGTTTTGGCGATCGCCTCGCTGCTGAATATACAATTACTGAAGGACTCAACTTGTACGATGTCAGTTACACAATTCCTCTAAATGGCAATAATGACACATTGAGCTTTCGGGTGAATAATGCCAATAGTCGCATTATTACAGACGATTTCCGCGATTTGAACATTAGAAGCGAAACTCAAACCTATTCTCTCAGTTATCGTCATCCTCTCTACCGCCAACCCCAAACAGAACTTGGTCTGAGTTTAGGTTTAGATTTACGCCGTTCGCAAACATTTCTCCTTGAGAATATCCCTTTTTCTTTTTCTCCTGGTGCGGAAGATGGAGAATCAAAAATTACAGCCATTCGCTTTTCTCAAGATTGGGTAAAACGAGATGCCACAAGGGTTTTAGCAGCTCGATCCCAATTTAGCATTGGTATTGGGGCTTTTGATGCTACAGTCAACGATACTGATACGGATGGGCGCTTCTTTTCTTGGTTAGGACAATTTCAATGGGTGCAGTTATTATCCTCACGAACATTAATCCTAACTAGAGTCAATGCCCAACTGACGGGAGACTCTTTATTATCATTAGAAAAATTTAGTATTGGTGGGTTTGATACAGTTCGTGGTTATACTCAAAACAAACTCGTAGCCGACAATGGGTTCACTGCTTCGATAGAAGTCCGTCTTCCCTTAACTGCTAACTCTAATGCTTTGCAGATAGCACCGTTTTTTGATATTGGTACTGTGTGGAATAATCGCGGTGGTAACCCCCAACCGCAGACAATTTCTAGTCTTGGTTTAGGCTTGCTTTGGCAACCAAGTCGAGACTTAAACCTACGTTTAGATTATGGTATTCCCTTAACGAATATTAATGATGGGGGAAATACACTGCAAGAAAATGGTATTCACTTTTCACTGCGGTATCAACCATTTTAA
- a CDS encoding efflux RND transporter periplasmic adaptor subunit, producing MQDTNPASCSSPEETLEIAASSVEQNKTPKSSLRFSWGLCLSSLLLLGLGFWLGSIRQTVEPISSAMAENQNFLPVEVDNLVAASSYQQSRTYTGEIVAQNTSNLGFERAGKVVQLAVEAGQWVSAGTPLARLDTSQLMAQKQELFAQKQQALFQLRELQAGPRAETIDTARAKLAQEQALLKEMQSGPRIQTIASARANVNNLQEQLELARSKSKRREALYNQGAIAREQFDEAITDVNSQQARVKQAQSQLDELLAGTRSEVITAQQARVKQAQSQLNELLAGTRSEVIEAQKAALKQLQSRLASLELDLEKSVLKAPFSGKVSQRYLDLGTAVSSGQAIVRLVQVEQVKAHIGIPASLTSQIKIGEVQSIQVGQKSYRAKVDSFLPELDKATRTITVVLKLEDAASKTLTAGQIVNWQLKQKISTSGYWLPTTALVRGIRGLWSVYILGTVPGGFEVERQDVEVLYTDGERVLVRGTLEGNEQIITNGTNRLVPGQKVRPISLGSSN from the coding sequence ATGCAAGATACCAATCCTGCTTCATGTTCATCACCGGAAGAAACTCTAGAGATTGCTGCCTCCTCTGTTGAACAGAATAAAACTCCTAAAAGCTCTTTGAGGTTTTCTTGGGGATTATGCCTAAGTAGCCTACTCTTGTTGGGATTGGGTTTTTGGCTGGGTTCAATTCGTCAAACAGTAGAACCCATTAGTTCCGCAATGGCAGAAAATCAAAATTTCCTGCCCGTTGAAGTGGATAATCTAGTTGCTGCCAGTTCCTATCAGCAGTCTCGTACCTATACCGGAGAAATTGTTGCCCAAAATACTAGTAATTTAGGATTTGAACGGGCTGGTAAAGTTGTCCAACTTGCGGTAGAAGCAGGACAATGGGTGAGTGCAGGCACTCCCTTAGCCCGTTTAGATACCAGTCAGTTGATGGCTCAAAAGCAAGAATTATTTGCTCAAAAGCAACAGGCTCTGTTCCAATTGAGAGAGTTGCAAGCTGGGCCGAGGGCAGAAACCATTGATACAGCGAGAGCTAAACTAGCACAAGAACAGGCGCTACTCAAGGAAATGCAATCAGGGCCTCGGATACAAACGATCGCCTCAGCAAGGGCTAATGTCAATAATTTACAGGAACAGTTAGAATTAGCACGCTCTAAAAGTAAGCGGCGAGAAGCCCTTTATAATCAAGGAGCGATCGCTCGTGAACAATTTGACGAAGCGATTACCGATGTTAATAGTCAACAAGCCAGGGTAAAACAAGCCCAAAGTCAACTGGATGAATTATTAGCCGGAACTCGCTCAGAAGTGATTACTGCTCAACAGGCTAGGGTAAAACAAGCCCAAAGTCAGCTCAATGAATTATTAGCCGGAACTCGTTCAGAAGTGATTGAGGCTCAAAAAGCCGCCCTCAAACAATTACAAAGCCGTCTAGCCAGTTTAGAGCTTGATTTAGAAAAAAGTGTTCTCAAAGCTCCTTTTTCTGGTAAAGTTTCTCAGCGTTATCTTGATCTAGGCACAGCCGTTTCTAGTGGACAAGCGATCGTCCGTCTGGTTCAAGTAGAACAGGTGAAAGCCCATATAGGCATTCCTGCATCCCTCACCTCTCAAATTAAAATCGGGGAAGTTCAATCAATACAGGTGGGTCAAAAATCCTATCGGGCAAAGGTTGATTCCTTCTTACCAGAACTAGACAAAGCTACTCGTACCATAACCGTAGTTTTAAAATTGGAAGATGCTGCCAGTAAAACTTTAACAGCAGGGCAAATCGTCAATTGGCAACTAAAACAAAAGATATCAACTTCCGGTTATTGGCTGCCAACAACAGCATTAGTACGTGGTATACGGGGGTTGTGGTCTGTCTACATTTTAGGAACAGTTCCCGGAGGCTTTGAAGTAGAACGTCAAGATGTAGAAGTTCTTTATACTGACGGGGAACGGGTTCTGGTACGGGGAACCCTAGAAGGTAATGAACAAATTATTACTAATGGCACAAATCGGCTGGTTCCTGGCCAAAAAGTACGTCCTATCTCATTAGGGAGTTCCAATTAA